The DNA region GCCTATTTATAGCATGTAGAGCATGTTTGACCATGAATCACGAATACCGGAAACACGACACCGACACTAACTTGAAAAATAAACTAAACCTATTAATCACAATGTCGGTTTCGGACACCCACACGAACACCGACGCAGACACACCTTTTTTAGAGGTGTCAGTGTTAGAGAGATGTTTGGTAATGGATTTGACAAAATCACGGTTGCAATGTGATTTTGTTGAAGCTGCGAAATATAGTTTTTGCAAAATCACGGTGGCTCACCTCGATTATGTCAAATTCATCATGTTTTGAAACATACACTTATATGCGTTTGTTGTTGCTATTGTTTATTTTAGCTTAAGGAGCTTGAGAAGATGGGCCCTAAGAAGGGTGTCATTTCTCAGTCTGTGAAAGATGTTGTCCAAAGCTTGGTGGATGATGACCTTGTTTCCAAAGATAAGATAGGAACTTCTGTAAGTTAACACCTTAATTAGTGATATTCTTCAAGTTTTAGGACTGATTTGGATTGATTTATTTGAATTTACCTACTAGTATAAGCTTTGTGAGACTGTTTGATATATCTTGTAGAAACAACTCATTAGATGACATCTTCTAAGTAGTTTTTAGCTTATTTTCACGAGTTCTCCAAGATAGCTTATTAAATCAACTTTTAACTTCTACGAAAACAATTTCTTTATTTTATCTTTTGCTATTGTATTATTTGAGCATGCTGCAAGATTACTAGTTTAGGTATTAGGAAAGTTATCAAAGAGATCGAGTGCATGTTTGATTTTGCCTTGTTACTCCCTCCATTTCAAGCCTATGttggttttaattaatttgtGTTTCAAAGCAGTGTGTTAGTTGAAAGCCTCTGATCTAAGCATTAAAATTCACGATATTTATTGACTTTTGTTAAGAAATCTGGTTGAACCTATAACTCATTTCTACAAAACCGACTTGTAGGGTGAGAATTGCCCTCACTTGTAAACACATGTGCAGACCATATATTATCTGATATGGGAGTCTTAACAATCTTTATTTTCCAACTACACCCTTAAGTATTTATGCTCTCTGCATTGAAAAAAAGGAATTTACAAAACCATTAATGCTATAGTAAAGATGTTTTGTACAAATATCGGTACATCAATTAAATGTTTTCTCAAAATGTGTGCGAAAATCTTAAACTACCTAGATATGGAATGGAGGGAGTACATGTTATATCTTTTTTCAAAATTATATTTTGAGAGTTCCAGTGCAAATTCAAAAATGCCAAGACTTTTCTGGTTGAGTTGAGTTTCTTCCTCTAGTTGGTTAGTTGATAATACTCCTATGTTTGCCTCTTAGGTATACTTCTGGAGTCTTCCTAGCTGTGCTGGAAATCAGGTGAAGCTCtattggaaaagttactaaaaTTTGCTACTGTACCGTATCATCTTTATGTTGATATTTATCGGTCACTGCTCACAATCACTCTCCTCTACTTTATCCCAAAGTAGCCTAATTACTACATTGTAAACACGATTCACAGCTTAGGAATGTGCGTCAAAAACTTGATTCTGATCTGCAAAGCAGTGGGAAGCGGCATGCCCAACTTGTTGAACAATGTGAAGCACTAAAGAAAGGGCGCGAGGAATCTGTGAGTTATAATGCCTACCCTACCAGATTCCAATTTCCCTGCTTTTTTATTTAATCAAATGGCTGGTCCTCATATATCCTTACACTGCATTTTTTTTCTAGGATGAACGAGAGGCGGCCCTAGCAGATTTAAAAGCCATTGAGCTGAAGCATAAGGAATTGAAGGTTGGCTTACAGATGATGTGTTAGTAATGCATTACGTTTGATCTTTATTGCATGAGTTTTGTAACAGTCAAATAATATTTGACATTTGCAGAGTGAGTTGGAAAATTATAGAGATAATGATCCGGCTGCCTTTGAAGCAATGAGTTAAGAAATGTTTCTCTTTTGCAATTTATATGAACACTTATTGAATGATTTAGAAGGTTAATCTGAATACTGTCATTGGAAATTGTGATACTGATGTATTGGTATTACTATTGGCAGAGGAAGCAATTGAAGTTGCTCATACATCAGCTAACAGATGGACAGGTTCTACTTTCTATGTTTGCACCTTCATTTTTCTCCCTGTATTGTGTGCGGTAATTATTaaatttcttatttttttatacaatgatgatgatgcCTATTATTATCTTTTTGCTATGGCTAAACAATGTTGCAGACAATATTTTCACTCTGAAGCAATGGTGTTCAAACAACTTCCCTCAGGCTAAGGAACAACTGGAAAACATGTACAAGGAGGTCAGTCATTTCAGTTTAATGCTTCAATCTGCAAGCCCCCTGTCTCATTCTTAACCAATTATTAGGCTTCTTTTTGTTCGGAAATAGTTACAACAAATGGATTGATATATGTTTTTTTGAATGGCCTTTACAACTTGGTAATATTATCAATCTATATTATCAATCTTACCATATTCCATATCCTTATATCTTTGTTTCTTATGTCAGTCATGTGTCTTGCACCTTGTGTCTCCATGCAGATTGGTATAACAGACGATTTCGACTATTTGGAGATGGCACCTCTACCATCCAAAGCAGTAGCTGAATGAATATTACTTGGCCGATCTGAAAGCCCAATCCCCTGGTCGTCGTGTTTCTCTCAAACACTGACAACTAAAATTTAAACTTGGTAGGAGTATTTTGCTTATGACATCCACTTCTGTAGAGAAATGACTTGTACTTTTCTCTCTAGCTGTCATAATCAGGATTAGGTTTTGAAAATATGTATATATAAAGATTATCCTTTTCTGCTTCTTTATTTGCTAGTATTTTAACTAAGGTAAGTATTCCTGGCTGCGCATCATGAATAAGTGATGTTGTTATGGTAAtttttctcttcctttttctccaAATTACTAGTACTGTAATTTTTCTATAATAATTGTCTCCTCTAAATTTACAACCAAACATACACTTTAAAAATGTTGTGAATTGATTCTCAACTTTAAACGGCTACAGTTGTACAACAGATAAAGTGATTaatcattttctttaattcaaATCATTGAAAATATCAACTAATGATGTAACGAAACGTATTAGTGTGTCATGAATTAGTTGTATGTGTCCCCACCATATGTAGACCAAGCCAACGGTAGCCGTCCAAGGTAACGGTTAACATGTTGTCTTTGGAGCTTAAAAAAACAGCTAGGATTTTGAGTTAAACAACAAAAGAAGCAATATTTAATATTATTTCAAATTAATCAATAGTAAGCAATCAATAAATCAAAAGATTCAAATTAATAAAGAGCTAGGATATAATAGGGTTTTTTAATTTATTTGTTGTCATGTTCAATTTCAACTATATGTAGAATGACATAAAATTCAAACTTTGGAAAAGTTCATGTTTTTTCTCTTATAAATTCTTTTGGTAAACTACATAAATTAAGGAATTTGACTGTGATACTATTAAATTACTTAACAACTACTATTGTGTTTACAAGTTAAAACTTTAACTATGGAGAATTACTAGATAATACTTATATTAGAGTATTTATTGTAAAATGTAAGGATAATTATCCCGATCTTCTCCCCCACTCGAGAGGTATATACATTTTAGTGAGATACtcaatttttataaaaaaaaataatttgtTTAAAATGCAATAAAGAGATAGAAATAAAACAATTCAAACAATTATCCTAATAAAAAATTTGAACTCAATTGAACAAACAAACGTTACAAACCAGAATGATTTCAAAAATAAAATACAGGTTGTACTGTTCATATTCGACCAATTATCAATCATGTGGCAGACTGGCAGGTAAGAGAAAGAACATATTCATTGGTTGGTTGGactctctctctctttctctctcctTCCATTTCACTACTGTTTTCCATAACGTGCACTCAATCTCAACCCTACACGTGTCATCCATCAACGGCCAACGACAACCTTTGTTCCCTAACCTATTTCCTCAGCCAGAGTGGCTCTGTTGTTTTTCTTGTCGAGATTCTTTCGATCAAAATCACTATAAatcaaaacaaaaccctaacatTGCATTTCACAAGTTTCAAATTGAGTGTGCTAGCTTCATTCTTTGTAAGAATGGAGATTCTTAGAGTTCAGCTTTTCGTCATGTCCATTCTCTCTCTTGCTTTGGCTTTTGTTGTTCCTTCCATCAATGCTCAGATCCCTGCACCTGCTCCAGCTCCCACAAGTGATGGTATTAATATCATAAACCCTAAAAAAATTCTGTTTTTTTTCCCTTCAAATTTGATGATGATTGATCAATGGGTCTGTTTAATTTTCATTTGGGTTTGTTGGGAATAAgtcaattttcaatttttttttctgCTTTGATGATGATTCAATCATGTGGATTTGTGTGGAACAAGTGAATTTTCAATTAGGTTTATGAAGAACAAGtaaattttcaatttttttcatGCTTTGATGATAATTAACTTATGGGGTTGAATAAATTCCAATTGGGTTTGTTGATAACAAgtccattttcatttttttaatgaTAATTAATCAATGTGTTTAAATTTCAACTGGGTTTGTTTGGGAACAAGtaaattttcttttttttttcttcctGTTTTGATGATAATTTATTCATGACTATGTTCAAATTCCAATTGGGTTATTTGGCAACAAGtaaattttcaattttttttcctGGTTTGATGATGATTAAATAATGGGTTTGTTAGGAACAGGTTAATCTGCAATTTTTGATGATGATTAATTAATGGATTTGTTAAAAATTTCAAGTGAGTTTGTTGGGAAACAAGTAAATTTGTAGGTGTTGTGTTGATTAATGATGTTATTTGGCTTTGACAGGAACAACATTGGACCAAGGAGTTGCATGTGTACTGATGCTGTTGGCTTTGGCTCTTACTTACATCATTCATTAGTTTTTGGAAATTAGGGCAGCAGAACTCAATTGCTGGATTGATTCATCTATTGAACATGCTTTCCTTTTCGTTTCTCTCTATTTTTGTACTTAATTATTTTGTTTCAAATCTATTCTTTTAATGAAATTCTTTTCATAATCCTTTGTGTTTCTCTATGTTTACTGTTGTTTCTCTGGTTCCAACTTGGTCTGGTGCAGTTGTTAGATGTTTAGGTCCTTACTATTCGATTGCAAGCGATCAACCCTTAATTAATCTCCACGGTTGCATGGCAGAATGAGATAATGTAAATTTGCAGAATGAGATAATGAGTTGTAGAAACCTTGTCAACAAACTTTGGCAGAATGCCATGGCTCTTTTAGGATTCAGGCAGGCCATCTCAGTTTTTTTTTGGCGATCTTAATTAACTGTTTGCAGTTATTAAAAGCCATGGTTGAAGATTGATTGTTGAATTTATGATGAAAATGATGGGGAATTTGTGTTCTTTTTTCTTTAGAGAAAAGATGATGTACATTGATTTCtacaaaacaacttgaaatggtAAGTTCAGCTTTGGTTACACTACCAATTAATCTTATTTCAGTAAGTGGAGTTGCTTGCATGTAAAGATGGTAAAAAAAACTCATTCACAGGTAAAACCCTTCATGGACACTAATTGTTTCCTTACTAGTATATATATAGATGTGATGGTACATGTACCTGCCAGAATTTGTATCCATTAATCATTAGAAAAATGACTTAAATATcttttaaaattattattatatttgaTAAATTTCTTTCATTAATAGCGGTTTAATTTAATTTGATAATCTCTTTTTCACTTAAAACCCTAGTAACGTATGTCTTTCTTCCACGTCTTCTTTAAAAGTTTTTTTGcataattttttatttatatcatataaaaaaaattaataaagtacaatttaaaaaaaaaggtTTCTATGGATATTCATAAGTACATGTAGGTATCTCGTGTTGGTTCTTCACTGTCAACATTGCAAGGCTCACTGTTGTCTG from Lathyrus oleraceus cultivar Zhongwan6 chromosome 1, CAAS_Psat_ZW6_1.0, whole genome shotgun sequence includes:
- the LOC127118129 gene encoding meiotic nuclear division protein 1 homolog, translating into MSKKRGLSLEEKREKMLQIFYESQDFYLLKELEKMGPKKGVISQSVKDVVQSLVDDDLVSKDKIGTSVYFWSLPSCAGNQLRNVRQKLDSDLQSSGKRHAQLVEQCEALKKGREESDEREAALADLKAIELKHKELKSELENYRDNDPAAFEAMKEAIEVAHTSANRWTDNIFTLKQWCSNNFPQAKEQLENMYKEIGITDDFDYLEMAPLPSKAVAE